The sequence below is a genomic window from Humulus lupulus chromosome 3, drHumLupu1.1, whole genome shotgun sequence.
aaagtccaaacaaataatgagtCAAATTACAGGTCTAAAAAGTCATAAACTCTTCAAATAATAAGTCCTGTTTTTCTATGGTTTGAACTTTTTTTTAATTAGAAAAAAAGAAGACCTACTTTTGAGTAAAGACTACTTCTACTTTTAAAAACAATGCATGTCATAGTTTAAGACAACGTTGGTTTTGCTTGTAAATTACCATGATACCATTCAACCTTGTTTACGTCAACTTCTCAAGCAATAATAGagtcctataaatatatatacatatatatatattatatatttataatttattatatttagAGGTGTAAAATTAAGCTTTTGTTGTGATTGGTCAGGAGTTGGTTGTTAAGGGGTTATATCATTTTGATTATATGTTAATTATTACAAGTTTAATAGAtatatttctttgtaatttgtcAGTCATACATTCTTTTGTTGGTAGTTGCACTCAGATAAATGATTACATCATAAGTTAGAGAATATTATTTCAATCGAATATATAGAAACCGAATTACAACTCTAATCAAGAAATTAGAAAAGactatgataatttaaataaatattacaactcaattattaaaaatatatagaaaTATGTAGAAGAAGAAAGATGATAGGTAAATAAGAAATACACCTCAAATcataacaatacaaataaatatataaaagtataAGAAATAAGtaataacaaatgaaatagaaaaataaatataagaaTAAGAACTCTCGAAAGAAACTCTCACATTCACACAATTAAAGTATAAAGCAGTgggaatcaccaacttgaacaaggttcaagacgtTTGTCAAAAAGTTTATTTCCCTtgattctctaagcactaagaaACTCTCAAGTTTGGAAATAgctctatggaattatcaagtccTTTTGTGTATTTTCTATCCAAGTGTTTTGTGAAtagaaaattgtgtgtcttataagtgagccttaggctcctatttatagagtttttgaaatagattttgaatttcaaattccaccaacccattgattgttaccaatgtttaattggatgtttatggaattaaaatgaaaatttatGAGTTACTTGAGTTGTTAAAAACATTCAAATTGATAAAATAGCAAAATGAAATTTGGTTGACAGCACCCCAAACCGTGACCTGGGATATTCCCAGGTTGCGGCTGTGAGCTTCTGTCTCCCAGGTTGTGGCCTAGGATGCTTTTGGCTGCGGCCTGAAGGCTGTTGTAACATCCTTATTTTGCACATTTTCTCAAAATGTCTCATATCTTTTCCacctgattttgtaacttccatacacctaATAGaagttaaaaataaaatcatatattcaaCAGCCATATTACATTAtgacttatgaaattcaatctcaaaatgtgtaactctcaatctacatATTATTGAGTGATTTTTTAGAAGTTACAGATTTCTAGTCGATTTTGTAACTCTGAAAATATGTTGCACAATTAGAcgcacacatgtgtccaatttgtAACTCAATATTATGATACAAAATATGACAAATTACATTTAttacattatttaatataatattatattatattatataaaataatataacattccctcacaaaattaaataatcaccattttaaatttataacatttatttaaccaatcaaacattatattaaatataataccTAAAATCTAAGCCTCATCACTTTAACATTAGTTTGAGCTGTTGCACAAAATATTTGGACTCTCGAATTATATAAAGATCATTGTgggaattttttatttattaaaatattaagttgtTATGTGTTCACTAaattataaatgaaaaaaaaaaaatttagttcaCTCCATAACAGTGCCATGCATATATAAAATCACTAttgtttttaaattaaaaatatcttcattattaaattaataattatttaaaatatttttatattaaataatttagGTAAGAAtcagaaaaaaaatgaaataattaaaaattctcTCTAAAATATGAATTTAGGTTGTGAGATCTTTAGATTTTAGTTGTAATTATAGTTGttgaataaattatttaataagttATCACGTATATGTATACTAAATaattttaatctaaaacattttaaataaatagctTTTAGTTTTTTCAGAAACGCTACTTAACTAGACATAAATATTTCAAAACctcatttaaaaaagaaaaattggTAAATAGTACTTGGGTCCTCAAGATTTACCACTTGTATCACTTAAGTCCCAAATTTTTGTAAAACAGTAAGTATTTATGCCACAAATACCCCTATATTAAATAAAACCTgatttataagaaaaaaaaatgagatttttaaccaaaaaaaaaatgtagcacctatttatttttctttttaaccaaattaattattaccaaatatattattttggtaaattaACCTAAATATTCTTATCAAATATAACAAATTTATTTTCTATTATGCCTCTCAAATATAAAAATGATGTTATAGATAGAAACattcttaataaatttaatgcttCTAAAATTGAAAGTATGcaatttgtttttatttcttattatttcAAGAGAATATTTAAGTCAATTACCAAATATATTCAATTACCAAAATAGTATATttggtaataattaattaattaattaaaaatggtttaaagagaaaaaaaataggtgttgtgtttttttttattttttgttaaaatcatattttaaacttataaattaaaatttatttaataaaatataacattgaGGACCCAAATGAGCCTAAAAATAAAGGTTGTGAATCTAATTGCTACAAAATAAAAATTGAGATTACTTAGTAGTAAAGATTGGAGACCCCAAATGCTATTTAACCTAAATATTacatcaaatatatttttttctctttctatttttgtATAGAAAATTTTGTACAACTTaggatttaaaaataaaataaacggcgttgaatcacaaataaattaaacACAAGTTAACCCCACCATTTGACAAAAAATTAATATGTTGAATCTTAATAcacaaatatattatattattcttTGTGTATTATATATTAATAGACCAATTAATGTTGATgcaaataatccaaaaaaaattatttaattattccacTTTCTCaattattagatttttttttatgaaagaaaaaaaaatctaataattTAGAAAgttattaataattttattatgtataaatatatatttcatagttacaaaatttgttaataaggtaTTATTGAGCGAGTATTTAATTAGGTAAATATACATATTGAAATTAATATGTTTTGAGTTAGGGGTTACAAAAAGAGCCTTACTGGTGAGACTTTTTTGTATTTCTGACCGATTCACAATTTTCGGCGCGAATTTTTTTAAATGatcgtgtacattgtagttatttagagcatcatgcaaatttgttagaaaattctgaataatttacagtacaaaaaactaggttcaaacatactATTTCtcacgtgcataaaaaaattagtcacgcgtgcaacaacctgTATTTAAACTAGTTTTTGGCActttaaattattcagaattttctgaaaatttgcaggatgctctaaataactacaatatacaatgTCATTAAAAAAATCGCGCAAAAAACTGTTCACAGATTGAGAACACAAAAGAGTCCCACCGATAAAGCTCTTTTTGAAGCCACTACCATAAAAATTTCCTAATATATAATGtttaaatataatgaaaatataaataaatgatctaTAATACAACGAATACACAATTAACTCTTGATTGAACACCGTAAATCAATACCTTAAAATGTAATATGAATAACACTCTAAATTCGAAATCCCTTAAAATGTTTCTTTTTTAATACAAAAAAAGTGAATTAGTGAATAATTGTACCTCAGACTATCTCCaatacaaaatataaattttgttccaaatttaataaaaaaaaaagttaatgttATATTTAACACAATATTTGTAATTATGTTTCAACGCACACAAGatataaattaatacaaaaaaatcaataattcatttagtatttattgagaacatacaaaattaattttttttatcatccAAATTATACTATTCAAGAAATTTgctcttaaaaaataaaaaataatataaaattgatTATTAATTGCCACCTACCcaattataataattagtagtaatataataaataaataaatagtatttattAATGTACTAAATTTGGCATTATATTTTATGTCAAATTTAGCACACTTTAATAGTGACTAATCACACTTTTTAAAACATCattattaaagttatattttttttgtaaaatgtaATAAATATTGCGTAATCTTTCTAGTATTCCATTAGAGATGCCGTTACGTATACCCTATACATATTTTCGTCCCCAAAGCAAAATATGCTACTAAAACAATTATTTCCTTTGCCTTGTTTAAATACAAGAACAAGATCTAATTTAGACAAATTGTGGTTTTAATTTTGGTTACAGTACTCGTTGGTTCTATTATGCATATGAGCCAAAACAGAAAACaaatataaaaacaaaaacaagaacaaaacaaaaaaaatgggcTCTGCAGCGGTAGTGACATGAATGGAATAAGAATACGCCAATATTTTTTCGACCCCCACTTCTAAATAAATCTAAATGAACTAATTTCAGCAAATTCTCTCAAATggtaatgataaaaaaaaatgggaCTAACTACAAACAAAACATAAATTGCACCACAACATATCTCTCTCATTATTTCATACCTATCCTATATACCAAAATCAAATTTCCGAATCCAATCTTATACCAAAATATTCAGAGTCTGAGTCTGAGTCTGACCTCGGGCGGCGTGTTGCTCGAGGATGATGCTCAAGGGTGTAGTGTAGGCAAGTTAGCTGGCTGGTTGGCTGGCGATCGTGTCATCCGCGATTATGTTCACGACGATACGGCCTCTATGGCACTGCCTAGAGGCCATGCTGCTTCAACCAAGTCATTGTTGTATTTAACTTGTTTCACCAACGTGATCTCATGCCAAGGATCCAGACCTGTTAAACAGTAACAGTACTAAATATCAAATTCAAGCTTGGTAGAATATGCAGATTGGATTTTAAAGACGAAATAGAGAAACTCACCGAAACCATCGACAAGCAAGGTGTACTGGTAAACGAGGTCCATGCAAATGTATGGCAAGTTAGACTCGTCCACATCTGGATATAAAGATTTTGCATCTTTGAGTTTAGTTTGGCAAGCTCGCTTGGCTGCCTCTTCAAAATCTGAAGGACGAACAGTGGCTACAGGTTTACTGCGCTTGACGAAACCAGCCTGGATGTGTATAAATGTGTTTAGAGGAAACTTTTCCGACGGCGTAAATGAAATTACTACTCTATCATGCGTGAAATGAATAGAAATACCTCAACTGCCCTGTCGAAGAAAAATGAAGCAACGAAAAGATTCCTCTGTCCATCCCCTCCTCCGCCATTCCACACCCCACCGAATGTGCATTTCATGTGCGAACACGTGTCTCTTATTCTTAGAGCCTTGCCAGTTATTATCTTGCACTCGTCTAAACTTGAGCCAGATGAGGAAGCTGATGCTTTATATGTTTGTCCTCCATATTTAAAAGACcctgaaaataaaaatatttataagaaAAAAGTAAAACAACGAAGTCCTAAAGATTCCATTTGCTTtggaatgaaaataaataatctGGAATCATTCCCAAGCACATCTGTTAGTGCAGCAATATTGCAAGCTTTTTTTTTcccctctttttctttttccttgcTTTAAAAGCAGCTGAGGTTTATGCACCACAAGCTATGCTTCTGAAGAACCACTCCAGGCTCAAGCGTATCCTATTTGATTTTCTCATCAATGTATTTTAAATTCTCAAGGCCTTTTAAAGTTGGATTAAATTCAAATTGGGCCGAAGTAAGACtaaagcttaaacaaaaacaaagtaGAGTTCTTCATGTAAAGCATTTGATGATAACAAACGTAGTTAACAACAATATAACAAGGAGAAAAAGGAGGAATGAGATAAACATGTTTTGTCATGAAGAACTCTCCTACATCCTCCAACCCATTCCACCAATGAAAAACTTTGTTTAAGCTTTAGTCTTACTTCATCTTTAATCTTAAATCTTCACTCAACAATGCCCAAAAGCATTTGATGATAATGACAGGAATGGCTACTTCTTTAATCTATGttagatttttctcttaagaCTACCAAGTTTGATGctttagtttgtgtttttaataATTATTGCTAATAATTTCATAGATTTTATGACTTTGTTATGCAATTATGCATCTTTTTATGAACtaaattatcatattattgtTTCAgactattattttttcttttttttttcccttttttattttataatttgtatGAATTTTTATAGGTTTTTTGATATATTCAAGGCCTACTCCTTGATCAGCCTCAAAACACTTTGGTTCTGAATCAATTTTTCAAAAACTCAAAAGCACTGAACCTCAAAACTGGACAAAATGCAgaggaaaagaaaaatatatagaatAAAAACAAAAGATTCAACTGTATATTTACTCGCTGAAGTTCCAGCAATTATGCCCTTTACTTAAAGACTGTTGAAAAACAAAGCTATTTGATACAATGTCATGATGTCTGCACTGTATTAGGCTTCACACGAATCCAGATTTGGCACTTTGGAAACATATGCtataaagaaacaaaataaataaatgcagacCAAAAACAAATTCTACAAGCAAACCAAGATGTTATTTACAGAAATTTCTGGACACCATAAATTTTGTAGAGGAAAACCTCTCAAGGACAGTTTTTATCTTGTGAGAAAGCAATAAATGCAGCATCATAAAGTAAATTAGAAGAGAAGTATGATTTATTTAACATGAGATCAGCAAAGTAATGACATTGAAAAGGATAGAACAAATTCCATCAGTATAGAAATCATGGAAGTCGACATACCATCATAGCCACCCAAAATGCAAGGGTTTTCAGAATCTCCAGAAACCTTCAAAATCTCTGCTCGAGCTGCTAATAGGCCAAAGCGCAAGTAACTGTACAATaaatgtaaaggaaaaattaAACTAGGCTACATAAAGTTCTATAACAGTGGCAACAAACAAACTATAGAACCTAAGgaaacaaaatcaaatcaaagAAATTAATGATACCACTGAATCAGTGAAAAGTTAATTTTAACAATTCAAGATACAAAGAGAACTAACATTACAAGAAATAGAGGTAAGATATCAAAAGCATCTGGAGTACAAAATCATGAGACAtaacaaattatatataactggGGAAAAACACTAACCTGTGAACATAGAGGAAGTATTTTCTGCCTTTGAGATACATTTCCTTCACATATGTGTCCTCTCCCTCTGTTGGTTTTGGTGCCTTCGCAGCAGCTGCTTCAGAGATTGCATAAGCCATTTGAACTGATCCACCTCCAAGGTCAACAACTCCAACTGTATCTCCATATTTCTTCCCCAATTTGCCAAGCAAGAAGTTTATTGTCACCTGTCAAATATGAAGCAGAATTAAGAGAAAATGCATGATATACATTTACGTTTTTAACTCCAAGGATAATGTGAATCATATCCATTTATGTTTCATACAGATTTGCAGTCACATACTGTCCACACAACCAGCTTTCAAAGAGAACTTTAAGGCCCTTGTTGGCAATGACATAACTTCATTAAACTAGATTTTGGTATCTCACCAAAATGTTGCATGTTGACTCTTGGGAGATGTTGGATTATCCATTAATTATCTAGTGGAGGATTCTTTAAGAGAGAAATTTTTCTAAATCTGCTACTTATGCATATTCATTTTTGTTAAAGCCTGGATTTGTTTTCAACCATTGGATATTCTTTTGAGATTTAAGCAACTAAAGTTGAAGTATGTCTCTGGTTATGTACATACActagtattattttttttaaaagttactATATTCTATCCCCTTATTCTTGCTTTAAAATTTTACAAAATGATCTTCAATGGTTGAATTTAAAATTATTTCCGTATGGCAACTGTCCACATAAATAGCATCAAGATTTCACCACATGTTGAACTTGTAACAACTAACTTGTTATTTGTCGTAAAAAGCTCCACTAGTCATTAACCCTGTCCTGGGGGTGATTGGCAAAAAATCTTATAAAACAAAAGGATCTGTTTTTCCCTTCTACTAATTGGCactttcttaagtgtaaatgccACAATGCCAAGTACCAAAACAGGGTTCTACCTTGTTCAGATTATATCCTAATTCAATAAAAAGGAATGTAGAAACTTTAAGTAGTTAGAAAACCCATTGTACGATAATTTAAGTTTCATTAATATGTAATCATCTCCTTGTCAAAGaaattgtcttttttttttcttcccttaaaggcatttaaagcaaAAGGACGCATTAAATGTACATGTCAAAGTCATGCAAATAACACAAGTCTTGGTGACTACTAGCACTAATTTTAGTAAATGAtttcaaataatgataaaaatatccATAACTATTTAGGAATTTGATAAATCGTACCCATTGGTAGGATCCTTCTTGAGTTCCATCAATAACAGACACTGCATCCTTTGACTCAAGTTTGAAACTGCTTCTTTCTCTCAGCAAATCCCTAACCTTAGAAATCAAGGTGATGTATTAGGAATAGAAAAACCACTAAAAGATATAGTAAGCTGCATAATTGATCCAAGATAAGCAGATACATAGAACAAGGAACATAAGTTACTTCTTGCAAAATGCGTTCAGATGTATCTCCGGGCAAAGATCTCAAGCCAGCAGTAGCCTGCATTTCagtaataaattccttaattatttaaatgtggaAAACAAAACACAATTCAAATCTATCTCGTACCTTCCAAACTCTAGTAATAGTGCATATGAAGAGTTAGCATAACATTTAGGATAATTTCCATTTTGGATTAGCAGTCATGGAACTTACCCCAACTCGAACTGGAGTTGAAGAACGCAGCTTTTTGGGAACTGCCTCCTGCGCTTTATCAAGAAGACCAATCAAAGATTCGGCAGCAGAGCGAGGGTTATCAGCATATGCGCTTAGTCCTGGTTTAATCTGCATTTTTGAAATTTACtatatgaatttaaaaataaattccaATCAATAATAATACCAACAAAGAAAGAAAGCAAAGCAGAGTAGAAAAATAACCTGTAAGAATAGCTCGAGATTGCCACCAATGGGGATCAGATCAAGGTTGCCATCAAAATTGAAGACGTGGACGCGGCTACCGGAGCTACCAGCATCAAAGATAACGGCATAAGAGGTCTTGGATCTGAGTGCTGTAGGCGAAACCTTGCGGTTAGCAATGGTGTATTCGGAACGCGTCGGCATCACGTAAACGATAAAGGTAACGAGGAGCAAAGGCACGGAGACGAGCAAAAATATCCCTCTGTACCTCTGGATCTTATCCCCGAAAGAATCGTGACCCAGAGGCCGACCTCCGCCTGGTCGCTTAGACATTTTTTCCGATTCGAAAAGGCTCTGACTGTGATGATGGTGGTCCTGATCGGAAGGCGGAGAATTCGTCTGACCTTCGAGAAGCTCCGCAGATGACGGCGATCGGTACCGGATCTGACCGTTGGTGGCCGCAGGCGGACCCTTCTGCTTCCCTTCCTGTACGGTCTCCAGCTCTGCTTCGGAAATTTCCGGCGTACGCCTTTATTTTAAAAGCAATTCTTCAATTTAAAAAAGGATTTTGTCAAATTTGCGAAGCAATGCAGAAAATAATCAAGGAAAACAAGTAAGGTTTCGGATATTTACCAACCAGATCTCTCGAGATTTCTACTCAGGAGAGAACAAACTGCCACCGAGTTCCACCACGCCGTCGCCGATTATTGCCGGCGGCCAAGTGTTTGATTCGAATCGAGAAATGACGATCTCCTGGTTGTGAAAATGTCTGAGTGAGAATCAATGCGAGAGAGAAGAAGAGCTTTTTGAGAGAGTGTCAGACCCCCAAAAACTCCACATTCCGAGATTCAGacaaaaatttatttatatagCGAGAGAGATATAGAAATGGAGGAAGAAAGTCGGAAACTTGGAAATGGGCGGATTTTGTAATTTCTAAATTTGTGGTTACTCTTTTtgtaaattaatttttcaagggTTACCCCTGAATTATTCCTCAATTAGAAAAGTAGTCTATAGACTATTTTTTGTAACATTTAAGTACttgaatttaatttaattaataattaactcttacttataaatttgtggcaattacaatattttttttagccTATGCATACTAATAGATAGAAagttagaaaaaataataataaatttaggaGTTTCTGTCGTACTTCCGTGAAGAGGAGAGTATCGATATACTTTTCGTGTTTTTGGTACCTGGATGATTATAATCTTGATTTTTatatgactgtgtatattatagctatagTAGACACCCCACCAGTTTttaagaaattatgaataatttacggtgcaGAAAATATAGTTCAAACATTATGTTGCACGTAATATAAAAAATTAGGCACGCGTGCAAAAAGAATATTTGAATATTGTTTTCTgcaccataaattattcaaaaaatttcaaaaacgGATGGGATGCTCACTATAGCTATAAtatatattatcatatatataataaGATTATAACTATTTAGGTGTAAAAAACACGAGGGTATACCGATACTCTCCTTTTTAATGGAATATCGAACAACTGtcttaaatttataataaatttaaCCGTGTGCAATTTATAAATTTAGAAACTTCATTGGTTTGAAAAAAATTTCATAAATATTTTACTAATCTCGAGAAGTTCAAAGGTAGTCAACAATCACTATCGCGAGTTTGGCCTAGTGATGGGGCCCTATTTGCTTTGTACTAAGAAGTTGTAGGTTCAATTAAGACTCAAACCAAAAatagtatatatgtatatacactaggggtgagcatcggtcggtttgggcggttttttcacaacaaaaaatccagaattcggttttcggtccggattggtgcaatccaaaaaccgattgaaccaaaccagtttaaaaaaaaaaaccgaccgttttggaccgcggtttggtcggttaaaccgaccaaaccgaattgattattgtttttttttttttaaagttttagttaaaaaattaaaaattttggattgttggaattcatttttgtgcatttttaaaacataaatatatagaacataattatatttacaaattttaaagtttgaaacataattaaaaatccataattaaaagtacaaattttaaaaattttaataattaataattatatattattattttattatgttcggtcggtttcggttttattgatcggttcacccaaaatttcaaaaccgaccgaacagtggcggtttgcaccgtcggcggttttttcggtttaaacagttttggttttttcggtgttcggtaggtcggtgtacacgattttttcagtttttcgaattttatgctcagccctaataTACACAAGTATTTGTCTCCTAAATATGGTGGTATTAGTCCTAAAGATGGTGGTGCTGCTGCAGTTTTCGCTTCTCTCATGATAATGTTCGACACTTCTTCTCTTATTATGTTTTTTGTGAATTGTATCGTATTACGAAATATAAATAGAATTGAGAATTATTATCATATTCTCTGTTATAATACACACAtcattgtaacatataataattttttttttaaaaataacaatctTTCTAAAAACTTTATTTCAAAATAGTCCCTATATTTAACCTTTTTACACATTATTCCATCATAATATTTACAAACACATACAAAAAAAATGGAGCCAATTTacgaaatatattttaatattttaaaaacttaaaaacgaATCCAAACTCGTTGAATTTTGTAAAAAGCGTTACAAAATTAAAGTTTTTACAAAATTAAAGTAACCTTCCCTTTTTTCTTTGAGTAAAAATTAATACTCAGTTCGATCTATACCAAAAAGGCATCAATAAATggaaaataataataactaaaaaaaCATTGTACAGTTCGGAATAAACAATGTTTTGTAGTAGTTGTAAAGTTTACATTGGATTGGGCTGGCCACGTAATACACGCTAAGCTT
It includes:
- the LOC133824714 gene encoding apyrase 2-like, translating into MSKRPGGGRPLGHDSFGDKIQRYRGIFLLVSVPLLLVTFIVYVMPTRSEYTIANRKVSPTALRSKTSYAVIFDAGSSGSRVHVFNFDGNLDLIPIGGNLELFLQIKPGLSAYADNPRSAAESLIGLLDKAQEAVPKKLRSSTPVRVGATAGLRSLPGDTSERILQEVRDLLRERSSFKLESKDAVSVIDGTQEGSYQWVTINFLLGKLGKKYGDTVGVVDLGGGSVQMAYAISEAAAAKAPKPTEGEDTYVKEMYLKGRKYFLYVHSYLRFGLLAARAEILKVSGDSENPCILGGYDGSFKYGGQTYKASASSSGSSLDECKIITGKALRIRDTCSHMKCTFGGVWNGGGGDGQRNLFVASFFFDRAVEAGFVKRSKPVATVRPSDFEEAAKRACQTKLKDAKSLYPDVDESNLPYICMDLVYQYTLLVDGFGLDPWHEITLVKQVKYNNDLVEAAWPLGSAIEAVSS